The window CAGCGGTAAGAATATTGAAGTAGCATTTGTAGATAAAGGCTATCGAGGTCATACAGTAGAAGGTAAAACCATATTTATTTCTGGGCAAAGAAAAGGCCTTACACATTGGATTAAGTCCCAACTTAAAAGGCGCCAAGCCATAGAACCTCATATAGGCCATATGAAGAATGATGGCAAACTGGGACGTAATTACCTTAAAGGCCGTTTAGGAGATTGTTTTAACGCCATTTTATGTGGAATTGGCCATAACATGCGTTTAATTTACAATTGGCTAGTCGCTCAAAATTCTCCCAAACGTCTTTATTCAGGCTAAAAAAACTCATTTTCTTCTTTAAATTGCTTTAACGCTCTATCTTGAAGGCTACCTCCTGCTCTAAAAACCTTAATTTTTAGCCAATTTTCATATTCATCAACAAAAATACTTGGATTTTCAGTTTTTTAACTTAGGGCTAAATGAAAATTCATAATTTTTCTTTCTAAAATGGATGCAATGAAGAAATTTTTAAGGTTAATTCAGGTCGAACTATTTAATGAGTAGAAACTTATGTGTTGACTCCACCCTCATTTCAGAAATTATAGGCCAATGGAAATTAACCTGCGGAATGTGGGATATAGCACAAGTATTCGACAAGTAATAAACTCTCATTCAAAGTGAACTTAAGAGCATTTAGAGATTTTCCTGTTTGGCTTTTTCGCCCTCTTTAGATCTTATCTGACCTAGCTATGAACAAAAGGCACTTGCAAGTCGTACATCACAGCTAATACTGTATTCAGCTTATGGAGTCCTCTTCTCAAAAGACTGCAACCTGCTTTGCCAATTTTTTCTTTAAAGGTCCGCAGCTTGATTTCATGCTCATCGGCATTTCAAAAGTCTCAATAATAAACTTTTGAACAACTATTTATGTAATCATATACTTAATAAAAAGCTTGTTTTTATGGTGGAAGCCAGCTTGGAAAAAAGGTTAATTCCTTTTTTGGCTATGCAGATGTAGTTTCTTTAAAGGTATGATCTAAATCCTACTGTAGTGCTTATGCATTAGCTCTGCTGCTCATTTAGTTTTCTCAGGAAGCATAGGGGCTGAAATGAAACCAGAAACAAGCAGCGCTCTTGCTTTCTTTGCATAGAAGCTATTTTTTCCTTTTAAAGCAGCATGCGTATTCAATAAACTTCCTTTGCCTCCTGCTTGCTGGCTTGGATTGTAAGCATGATGCATAGAAGTTATAGGTTTGAGGCTTAAATTGGAGAGAAATGACCACCAGATCTTCCACTCATGCAACTGTTTAGCACTGTAGTAATTGACTTGCCGCCTTTTAAAGGTTTTGTCCACTTTTACCACCTCGCCAGCTTGTAGATGGATATGCCTTAAAGAAGACTCCTCAAAAAAAGCATCCTTATTGGGGATCAAAAACTCTAAAGTATATTCTCCTGGAGTAACGTCTTCTAAGACCACTATCCGCGATCTATTCTTACGATCTTCTACAAAAGCATTGCCTTTAGGATACATTTTTTGAGAATGGTTGCCATCTTTTAACCAAAACCGAATGCGGTCCAGTCGATCCCCTTCCAGATCGGTTTTATAATCAACAATTAATGTCCCTTTTTTAACGGCTATCGGTTCTGTCCCATGCAAATTAAATAAGCTGGCCCATCCTAGATAAAAGCATAAGAAGGATAACACTGCTCTTAACTTCTTTCGGTAAATTTTTTTTATAATAAAGAATTTATCTATCTTAAAATCCATGCCTTTATCGCTTTGATTAAAGTTTTTTAAAGCTTTACGCCACCCTAAAAAGAAAGAATTTCTCACGCCTCTACCCTTGTATATTAATTGTGCTTTTATGAGAACATTCGTCAATTGAAGCAGGTTTTATTCTTGATTTTGATAGGCCGCAACTCTAATAACTTTTCTCCTTTTCCTACACTTTCATAAATATTTTTACAGTTTTTTTTAATAAGAAAATCTACATCGCTGCACTACTTATGTGACCTATAAAGTGAATTTAACGATATAGAGGCTCTTTAATCTCTAAAACCCCGTTGCAATTGAAAATCTTGGGTTCTTTTCTTTTTCCAATTACGCTTATTTTCGTAAAAAGCGAGCAAAAACAAGCAAGCTATTTATTAACGCCTTCTTGCACCACATCATCCACTATCATGCCAGCTGGTGTGAAAGCTTGTATACGACGATGGCTGCCATCTATTGTCACCAGAATAAAAAACTGGGTAGCAGATGATTTAGCAATATACCAGGCTTGCCGCGGTGTTTTGGGGGTTCTTATATTGGCTACCGACCAGGCACCATCTCCTATATATAAAACTCCTTGCTTTTGAGGTCGTCCTTTGCAGATAGGATGAGTGCGCTTATAGGCATGATCATTATTTTCAAAAGCTACATGAAGGCCATACTGCTCGAATAAAGGGACCCACTGCCGGCGAACTGCTCGGCTAGTTTTATTATAGTAGGATCGATAAGAGGGATAGGCAGGAATATGATAAACTGCAAATTTATGGGGAACCTGCCGGCGTTGCCTTAGAACTTGCTTGAGCCATAGAGTCTGAGCTCCACGGACAGGATACGCATGGCCAGAATCAAGGATGATCAAGCTCATGTAAGAGCTGAAATCCAAGACTTTGTAGCTTTTAAGGTTGAGAGTAGGAAAAAGAGCAAAAAAGAATTCTGCCTCCTGCGGTGTCTTACCGTTGCCTCCTCGCACTTCATGGTTACCAATGCAGGGAACAATAGGAATAAGATAGCCTTCAGAAGTTACCATGGTTTGCTTCCAAATGCGTAACCAATCTATCCATTTTTGCGGATTTTCAGGAATAGAACGATCACCCACAGCACTATAGGCTATATCTCCTCCAATCACTACAAACAGTGGATTGGTAGCGGCGGCTGCTCGATTGGTTTTCTCCATCATCTCCATAGAGCCATTATACATATCCCCCCCTACTACAAAGCGGATAGGAAGATTGGATTCTGCTGGCATCGTACGAAACTTGTAAATGTGTTTATCTGCACCTAGGCGAAAATGATAGCTAGTAGATGGCATTAGATCTACTAGCTCCACACGATGAATCAAATGAGGCAGCTGAGCGGGCATAGGTCTATGTTGGCTCTTCTCCCTATGCCATACCTCTTCTCCTTCCCTCTGGTATTCAATGAAATCCTGAGTCTGCGCTTGAGGAGTTATCCAGCAAACATTCATGGTCGACTGGGGATGATGTTGCCAAGTTAAATAAATACTCAAAATCTCCTCATCTGCCCACATTGAACATGGAAATAGAAAAATAAAGCAACAGCTCAAGACCAATAGGAACGTTTGCATATAGCTATTCCTGACCCACTTCCTGAGTCACTTCCTGCGCTAATTTTTCTAAAATATGTACTGTCCTTGAAATAAAGTCCTCTAGTAAAGAAGGATCCATCTCGCGCTGAGACAAAAGCGCCAACTCATAAGCTTCTTTAACTAATGCAGACGCAAGCTCAGAATTTTTAGGTTCTAGCTTGTAAATGGCATTTATTAAAACATTGTTGGTGTTTACTACGAAGGTTTTCTTACCTAAATGCGCAAACTGGGAGGCTCCTTCTTTAGGATTCATAGCTACCATATAATCACGCATACGACGTTGATTTTCATCCTGCAGAATAAAACCTGGTAAGGCATTGCTAGCTAAGCTTTTAGCTTCTACTTCGATTTTGTCATCCTTTAATTTGGCACGAATAAAATCGGCAAGCTTAGCGGCCTCAGTTTTTCCGCTAGCATCTAGAATGGTTTTTTCACGCTCTTTATCAACAATATGCTCAGCCAAAGCAGCATCTACCCGTTGGAAAACAACGGGAGTTAGCTGCCTTTCTAAATGTTGCATTACATAAACATCCACCGGATGATTGGCACATAGAATTCCTATTCCCTGATTTTTATACAAAGCCTGTAGGGAGCTCATATGCTGTTCATCTTTTGTATAATAGATCTTTTCTGCTGTTTTTTCGCGATAGCGATCTAAATATTCCTGGGCGGTAATCCACTCGCCCTCAACAGTTTTCCAGATAAGAAAATCTTTTACGCGCTCATATAGCTTATCGTCTTCTAATATCCCTAGCTTGACTACAATAGAAATATCTTCCCAGCTTGCTACAAAGCGCTCTCTTTCATTGCGATAAAGCGTGGCCAGGCTATCAAATACTTTTTTGGCAATATGTCCTGAGAGCTGGCGGACTGTACGATCAACCTGCAAGTAGCTACGTGAAACGTTTAAAGGAATGTCAGGGCTATCAATGATTCCTCGCAAGGCCATCAGATAGTTAGGAATTACATCTTTGCAATTGTCTGATACAAAAACCCGGCTACAGTATAATTTGACCGTATTTTTTTCATTGTCGTAATCTCTACGCACTTTGGGAAAGTAAAGGATTCCTTTAAGGTGAAAGGGATAATCGGCATTAAGATGCACCCAAAAAAGAGGATCTTCTTCCATAGGGTAAAGATGATGATAAAAATCTAGGTAATCTTTCTGCGTGCAATCAGCGGGATTTTTGATCCATAAAGGTTCTTGGGTATTAATATGGGTGGTGCCTAAATAGACGGGATAAGGTAAAAATGAACAGTAGTGAAGCATCACTTGCTTAAGGCGATAGTCGTCCAAATACTCTTCATTATCTTTATCCACGAAAAGCGTAATCTCTGTACCTCGGGTAGCGCGACTGCCTTTTTCTATTGTATACTCAGAAGAGCCATCACATGACCAAAAAACGGGCTCTGCGCCTTCTTTATAAGAAAGAGTATTGATCTCTACTTTACTTGCTACCATATAAGCTGAGTAAAATCCTAATCCAAAATGGCCAATAAATTGATCTTTTTCTTCATTGGTTTTATATTTATGGACAAATTCTTCTGCTCCTGAAAAAGCAATCTGTGCGATATACTTTTGCACCTCTTCGGCATCCATTCCAATGCCATTATCGATAAATTTTATAGTCTTACTATCCTTATCAATTTGAATTTCTACTTTAAAGTCTTCATCGTTAGCTTGTATCTGTTCTTGTTCACGTAAAACTTTAACTTTTCGAATAGCATCGCAAGCATTAGAAACAAGCTCGCGAACAAAAATATCTTTATCAGAGTAGAGCCATTTTTTGATGATAGGTAAAATATTTTCGCTATGAATTTCAAGATTCTTTTTGATCATGTCTAAATCCCTATGAAATTGTATGATTTAAAAAAGAAAAGCATAAAGAATTTCCTTTTTTAGGGGAAGAGTAGTTCTTTATTCTGCTTGAAGAGAGATGTTTTATTAGTTGCTGTTAAATGAGTATGCAAGCTATACCTAAAAATAGCCAAGCGAGTAAGCCTTATGGATTCATTATTTAACTTCACGATAGCTTCCCTAGGAGGCATCGACATTTTTCTTGTGACCTATGCCATTCTAGCTTTTGTCATAATCGGCACCGGTCTTGCGGGGATCATTTTATTTACCCGTGCTAAATTTGTTAGCAGTGAAGCTTGCACCATTAAAGTTAACGAAGATCCTTCTCTCACTAAAACAGTAGCCGGAGGAAGTACACTTTTATTAGCTTTAAGCTCCAATGGTATTCCGATTCCCTCTCCTTGCGGAGGCAAAGCAACCTGCAAGCAATGCCGGGTGCAAATTTTAGAAGGCGCTAATGAACCTTTAGAGACTGACAAAGGCACTTTTACTAAGAAGCAATTGAAAGAGGGTTGGCGCTTATCATGCCAAGCTAAAGTCAAAAACGATCTGCATCTGCATGTTGAGGCTGATGCACTTGGCGTCAAAGAATGGTCTGCCACGGTGATAAGCAATCAAAATGTGGCCACTTTTATTAAAGAATTAATCGTAGAGCTTCCTGAAGGAGAAGAAGTACCTTATCGCTCAGGAGGATATTTGCAATTTCATGTGCCTCCTTTCAAAGCGAACACAGAGAGCTGGAAAAACACCATGCATCCTCAATACCATGAAGACTGGGAAAAATTTGGGTTATTAGGACATTATCTTGACTTTAGCTATCTACCTACAGGTTCTGAAGAGGTTATTCGCGCCTATTCTATGGCCTCCTACCCGGCAGAAGGCCGAACTTTACGATTTAATATTCGCATTGCCACTCCCCCTTTTATCGCTGGAAAGCTAGCAGAAAAAACTCCTTGGGGAATCTGCTCTAGCTATACGTTTAATTTAAAAGCAGGGGATAAAATCAAGCTTTCAGGACCTTATGGCGAATCCTTTATGATCCAAGATAACCGTGAACTTATATTTCTTATCGGGGGTGCTGGCTCATCATTTGGACGTAGTCACATCATGCATTTATTCAAGACAGAACAGACGCACCGTAAGGTAACCCTATGGTATGGAGCGCGCTCTTTAAAAGAAAATATTTATCAAGCTGCCTATGAACAGCTAGAAAAAGAA is drawn from Neochlamydia sp. AcF84 and contains these coding sequences:
- a CDS encoding transposase; amino-acid sequence: LDTIKRIFNQKRNDSPKVYSLHEPHVECIAKGKVEKRYEFGCKTSLVITHQEGLALDVRAIHGNPYDGHTLEEAIKNAQNNSGKNIEVAFVDKGYRGHTVEGKTIFISGQRKGLTHWIKSQLKRRQAIEPHIGHMKNDGKLGRNYLKGRLGDCFNAILCGIGHNMRLIYNWLVAQNSPKRLYSG
- a CDS encoding metallophosphoesterase family protein, which codes for MSIYLTWQHHPQSTMNVCWITPQAQTQDFIEYQREGEEVWHREKSQHRPMPAQLPHLIHRVELVDLMPSTSYHFRLGADKHIYKFRTMPAESNLPIRFVVGGDMYNGSMEMMEKTNRAAAATNPLFVVIGGDIAYSAVGDRSIPENPQKWIDWLRIWKQTMVTSEGYLIPIVPCIGNHEVRGGNGKTPQEAEFFFALFPTLNLKSYKVLDFSSYMSLIILDSGHAYPVRGAQTLWLKQVLRQRRQVPHKFAVYHIPAYPSYRSYYNKTSRAVRRQWVPLFEQYGLHVAFENNDHAYKRTHPICKGRPQKQGVLYIGDGAWSVANIRTPKTPRQAWYIAKSSATQFFILVTIDGSHRRIQAFTPAGMIVDDVVQEGVNK
- the htpG gene encoding molecular chaperone HtpG produces the protein MIKKNLEIHSENILPIIKKWLYSDKDIFVRELVSNACDAIRKVKVLREQEQIQANDEDFKVEIQIDKDSKTIKFIDNGIGMDAEEVQKYIAQIAFSGAEEFVHKYKTNEEKDQFIGHFGLGFYSAYMVASKVEINTLSYKEGAEPVFWSCDGSSEYTIEKGSRATRGTEITLFVDKDNEEYLDDYRLKQVMLHYCSFLPYPVYLGTTHINTQEPLWIKNPADCTQKDYLDFYHHLYPMEEDPLFWVHLNADYPFHLKGILYFPKVRRDYDNEKNTVKLYCSRVFVSDNCKDVIPNYLMALRGIIDSPDIPLNVSRSYLQVDRTVRQLSGHIAKKVFDSLATLYRNERERFVASWEDISIVVKLGILEDDKLYERVKDFLIWKTVEGEWITAQEYLDRYREKTAEKIYYTKDEQHMSSLQALYKNQGIGILCANHPVDVYVMQHLERQLTPVVFQRVDAALAEHIVDKEREKTILDASGKTEAAKLADFIRAKLKDDKIEVEAKSLASNALPGFILQDENQRRMRDYMVAMNPKEGASQFAHLGKKTFVVNTNNVLINAIYKLEPKNSELASALVKEAYELALLSQREMDPSLLEDFISRTVHILEKLAQEVTQEVGQE
- the nqrF gene encoding NADH:ubiquinone reductase (Na(+)-transporting) subunit F, with product MDSLFNFTIASLGGIDIFLVTYAILAFVIIGTGLAGIILFTRAKFVSSEACTIKVNEDPSLTKTVAGGSTLLLALSSNGIPIPSPCGGKATCKQCRVQILEGANEPLETDKGTFTKKQLKEGWRLSCQAKVKNDLHLHVEADALGVKEWSATVISNQNVATFIKELIVELPEGEEVPYRSGGYLQFHVPPFKANTESWKNTMHPQYHEDWEKFGLLGHYLDFSYLPTGSEEVIRAYSMASYPAEGRTLRFNIRIATPPFIAGKLAEKTPWGICSSYTFNLKAGDKIKLSGPYGESFMIQDNRELIFLIGGAGSSFGRSHIMHLFKTEQTHRKVTLWYGARSLKENIYQAAYEQLEKEFSNFHYHLVLSEPLPSDLEAGWPANDPVKTNYLFKAFEIGQLKFMEAPEECLFYVCGPPLHNKSVLKLLEDYGVPRESIVLDDFGS